Proteins encoded by one window of Brevibacterium atlanticum:
- a CDS encoding NAD(P)H-hydrate dehydratase, whose product MSVFAYPSEVIRDAEVPLLDAGVPLMARAARALANIGLETLRADHGRVTGTRVSVLAGPGNNAGDALFAAAALARRGAAITVITLFDRTHTEGVAAARSAGAQVIAFTPTEDGTSRADVLHELTRADLVLDGILGTGGRRGLPDHITALIADWAPHRTGRLIAVDVPSDLDPDPDGADQRLHADRTVTFGGLKSELVDPRVTAFTGSIDVIDIGLDLDPELADSELLDSADLAADFPRPEPTGHKYSRGITGVLAGSEDYPGAGVLTTTSAVNAGAGMVRYLGSPLVAEFVVGLHPEVVSASGRVDAVVLGPGDPEADHIQAVVDGLSDTNTPVVIDAGGLDMVGRAEAMAGTWLAHRPLIITPHAGELARLLSRLLGEIITAGRIGQDPAGWARQAAELTGTIVLLKGHHTVIAAPDGFVVLPEPGPASLATAGAGDVLAGILGTLCAIASARSRYGADEAPLPQRQWAHQAGLAVLLHNEAGRRAITAAGFADALAEVVDELIR is encoded by the coding sequence ATGAGTGTGTTTGCCTACCCCAGCGAGGTCATCCGCGACGCCGAGGTGCCCCTCCTCGACGCCGGAGTCCCGCTCATGGCCCGAGCAGCCCGCGCCCTGGCGAACATCGGCCTCGAGACGCTCAGAGCCGACCACGGCCGGGTCACCGGGACCCGAGTGAGCGTGTTGGCCGGACCCGGCAACAACGCCGGAGACGCCCTCTTCGCCGCAGCCGCACTCGCCCGGCGCGGGGCGGCGATCACAGTCATCACCCTCTTCGACCGCACCCACACCGAAGGAGTCGCCGCGGCCCGCAGCGCCGGGGCACAGGTCATCGCGTTCACGCCGACCGAGGACGGCACCTCCCGCGCCGACGTCCTCCACGAACTGACCCGGGCCGATCTCGTCCTCGACGGCATTCTCGGCACCGGCGGCCGGCGCGGACTGCCCGACCACATCACCGCACTCATCGCCGACTGGGCCCCGCACCGAACCGGCCGCCTCATCGCCGTCGACGTCCCCTCCGACCTCGATCCCGACCCTGACGGTGCCGACCAGCGCCTCCATGCCGACCGGACCGTGACCTTCGGGGGTCTCAAATCCGAACTCGTCGACCCCCGAGTCACCGCGTTCACCGGATCGATCGACGTCATCGACATCGGACTCGACCTCGACCCGGAGCTCGCCGACTCCGAACTCCTCGACTCAGCCGACCTCGCCGCCGACTTCCCCCGCCCCGAGCCGACCGGGCACAAATACTCCCGCGGCATCACCGGGGTCCTCGCCGGATCCGAGGACTATCCGGGGGCGGGCGTGCTCACGACCACCTCGGCGGTCAACGCCGGAGCCGGAATGGTCCGCTATCTCGGATCCCCTCTCGTCGCCGAATTCGTCGTCGGTCTCCACCCCGAAGTGGTCAGCGCTTCCGGTCGGGTCGACGCGGTCGTGCTGGGGCCAGGGGACCCCGAAGCCGACCACATCCAGGCCGTTGTCGACGGGCTGAGCGACACGAACACCCCGGTCGTCATCGACGCCGGGGGACTGGACATGGTCGGCCGCGCCGAGGCGATGGCCGGCACCTGGCTGGCGCATCGCCCCCTCATCATCACCCCGCACGCCGGTGAGCTGGCACGGCTGCTCAGCCGCCTCCTCGGCGAGATCATCACCGCAGGCAGGATCGGTCAGGACCCGGCCGGGTGGGCCAGGCAGGCGGCGGAGCTGACCGGGACGATCGTCCTGCTCAAAGGCCACCACACGGTCATCGCCGCACCCGACGGCTTCGTCGTCCTCCCCGAACCGGGCCCGGCGAGCCTCGCCACGGCCGGAGCCGGGGACGTGCTCGCCGGAATCCTCGGGACGCTGTGCGCGATCGCCTCGGCACGCAGCCGCTACGGCGCCGACGAGGCACCGCTGCCGCAGCGGCAGTGGGCCCACCAGGCCGGACTCGCGGTGCTGCTGCACAACGAGGCCGGCCGGCGGGCGATCACCGCGGCCGGTTTCGCCGATGCCCTCGCCGAGGTGGTCGACGAGCTCATCCGCTGA
- a CDS encoding M20 metallopeptidase family protein, whose protein sequence is MSSLPNDADNTPTANDADTPTAAAAAPVIHLPTAEDAADIAPGLVTLRRALHENVEVGLDLPVTQKLVLDAIEGLDVEVSTGVNLSSITVVLRGGARREDSTGVVPAVLLRGDMDGLPVTEATGFDFASTSGRMHACGHDLHTAGLVGALKLLHRDRDSLPGDVVFMFQPGEEGYDGAGKMIDEGVLDAAGPRVKAAFGIHVSADADLGVASSRPGPYMAAFSKMTITVHGKGTHASRPATGKDPIQVGAMLVGQLQDYVTRRFDIFDPLVVTVGQFNGGTAPNVIPDYAQLVVSVRTFSEAVTSRAEVELPNLVRDLVAAHGLTAEVDYEQILPPTINNDAEAEFFLATFTDLFGEERTVRKANPLPGSEDFSRVLDAVPGAYGHFGVALPNLPVDEREANHSPRARHSDDGLADQALFLAHLAGRRLAQLAED, encoded by the coding sequence ATGAGCTCTCTTCCCAACGATGCCGACAACACTCCCACCGCGAACGACGCAGATACCCCCACAGCCGCTGCTGCAGCACCCGTCATCCACCTGCCCACCGCCGAGGATGCCGCAGACATCGCGCCCGGACTCGTCACCCTCCGCCGCGCACTGCATGAGAACGTCGAGGTCGGACTCGACCTGCCCGTGACGCAGAAGCTCGTCCTCGACGCCATCGAAGGCCTCGACGTCGAAGTGAGCACGGGCGTGAACCTATCCTCGATCACCGTCGTCCTCCGCGGCGGCGCCCGCAGGGAGGACTCGACCGGCGTCGTGCCCGCCGTGCTCCTGCGCGGGGACATGGACGGACTGCCCGTCACCGAGGCGACCGGATTCGACTTCGCGTCCACCTCGGGGAGGATGCACGCCTGCGGTCACGACCTCCACACCGCCGGCCTCGTCGGCGCGCTCAAACTCCTCCACCGCGACCGCGACTCCCTGCCCGGCGACGTCGTGTTCATGTTCCAACCCGGCGAAGAAGGCTACGACGGGGCGGGGAAGATGATCGACGAAGGCGTCCTCGACGCCGCCGGTCCCCGCGTCAAGGCCGCCTTCGGCATCCATGTCTCCGCCGACGCCGACCTCGGTGTCGCCAGCTCCCGCCCCGGGCCCTATATGGCAGCCTTCTCGAAGATGACGATCACCGTTCACGGCAAAGGCACACACGCCTCTCGCCCCGCCACCGGCAAGGACCCCATCCAGGTCGGCGCCATGCTCGTCGGCCAGCTGCAGGACTACGTCACCCGCCGCTTCGACATCTTCGACCCGCTCGTCGTCACCGTCGGCCAGTTCAACGGCGGCACCGCCCCGAACGTCATTCCCGACTACGCTCAACTCGTCGTCAGCGTCCGCACCTTCTCCGAAGCCGTGACCTCCCGCGCCGAGGTGGAACTGCCCAACCTCGTCCGTGACCTCGTCGCCGCCCACGGTCTCACCGCCGAGGTGGACTACGAGCAGATCCTTCCCCCGACGATCAACAACGACGCCGAAGCCGAATTCTTCCTCGCCACCTTCACCGACCTCTTCGGTGAGGAGCGGACCGTGCGCAAAGCCAACCCGCTGCCCGGCTCCGAAGACTTCTCCCGCGTCCTCGACGCCGTCCCCGGCGCCTACGGACACTTCGGAGTGGCGCTGCCGAACCTGCCGGTCGACGAACGCGAAGCCAATCACTCACCACGCGCTCGCCACAGCGACGACGGACTGGCCGACCAGGCACTGTTCCTCGCCCATCTCGCCGGCCGCAGGCTCGCACAGCTGGCCGAGGACTGA
- a CDS encoding HepT-like ribonuclease domain-containing protein: protein MRREAGAHLWDAAEAAKLVREFAGGKTETEFNSDLVVRSAIERQLEILGEALKRLRRDDADTASRVPGLERIVGMRNVLAHEYGDIDYEILWRATTNEIPGLITILNQLVEEARGAAGL, encoded by the coding sequence ATGCGGCGTGAAGCAGGCGCGCATCTCTGGGATGCAGCTGAAGCGGCTAAGTTAGTCCGTGAGTTCGCGGGCGGCAAGACCGAAACAGAATTCAACTCCGATCTCGTCGTTCGCTCGGCGATCGAGCGCCAATTGGAGATTCTGGGTGAGGCGCTGAAACGCCTTCGCAGAGACGATGCAGATACCGCTTCTCGAGTGCCTGGACTTGAGCGAATCGTCGGGATGCGGAATGTCCTTGCCCACGAGTATGGAGACATCGACTATGAAATACTTTGGCGTGCGACCACGAACGAAATCCCCGGCTTGATCACGATTCTCAATCAGCTTGTCGAAGAGGCCAGGGGCGCTGCGGGGCTGTAA
- a CDS encoding nucleotidyltransferase family protein: protein MKSAVVLDTDAIRSACERFGVERLRIFGSVLTDRFNPETSDIDFLVTFQPGRENLFHDYFDLKSELERIVGRRVDLVTERSVKNPFFKAAAFGSAQDVYAA from the coding sequence ATGAAATCCGCCGTGGTACTCGACACTGACGCAATCAGGAGCGCCTGCGAAAGATTCGGTGTGGAACGACTTCGCATTTTCGGTTCCGTGCTCACTGATCGGTTCAACCCGGAGACGAGCGACATTGACTTCCTCGTCACTTTTCAACCGGGTCGGGAGAATTTGTTCCACGACTACTTCGATCTGAAGTCTGAGCTGGAGCGGATAGTCGGACGGCGAGTCGATCTGGTCACGGAACGCTCGGTGAAGAACCCCTTCTTCAAAGCGGCCGCGTTCGGGAGTGCGCAGGACGTCTATGCGGCGTGA
- a CDS encoding DJ-1/PfpI family protein: MTYVATQPGRVRSAQGVEVIASKPFEIANTPDIVMVPGGMGTRQLVDDPRFLDSLVNWSAGAELITSVCTGSAVLAAAGLLDGYRATSNKKAFTWASEHGEDVTWIPQAR; encoded by the coding sequence CTGACCTATGTCGCGACGCAGCCGGGACGTGTGCGCAGTGCCCAGGGCGTCGAGGTCATCGCCTCCAAGCCCTTTGAGATCGCGAACACCCCGGACATCGTCATGGTCCCCGGCGGGATGGGCACCCGACAGCTGGTCGACGACCCACGCTTCCTCGACAGCCTCGTGAATTGGTCGGCCGGTGCCGAGCTCATCACCTCGGTGTGCACCGGATCGGCAGTCCTCGCGGCGGCGGGCCTGCTCGACGGGTACCGGGCGACGTCGAACAAGAAGGCGTTCACCTGGGCGTCCGAACACGGTGAGGACGTCACTTGGATACCGCAGGCGCGCTGA
- a CDS encoding holo-ACP synthase: MAILGIGTDIADVPRFAEHIERVPELLDRLLTPGEQLKRNGKRRTDASLAARFSAKEALKKAIGFPGWLPWQSAEVVPARSGAPSFRLRGLVLEHFKRIGGTNIHLSITHDAHLTMTFVIAEGEGPSLSPGIEGVAEHFTHSMYGRVLRPED, from the coding sequence ATGGCGATTCTGGGGATCGGCACTGACATCGCCGATGTGCCGCGCTTCGCCGAGCACATCGAACGCGTGCCCGAACTCCTCGACCGACTGCTCACGCCGGGCGAGCAGCTCAAACGCAACGGCAAACGCCGCACCGATGCGTCCTTGGCGGCCCGGTTCTCCGCGAAGGAGGCGTTGAAGAAGGCGATCGGCTTCCCCGGGTGGCTGCCCTGGCAGTCCGCCGAGGTGGTCCCCGCCCGCTCCGGTGCGCCCAGCTTCCGTCTGCGTGGGCTCGTCCTCGAACACTTCAAACGCATCGGCGGGACGAACATCCACCTCTCGATCACCCACGATGCGCACCTGACGATGACGTTCGTCATCGCCGAGGGGGAGGGGCCCTCGCTGAGCCCCGGAATCGAGGGCGTCGCCGAGCATTTCACCCATTCGATGTACGGACGAGTTCTTCGGCCGGAAGACTGA
- the glmS gene encoding glutamine--fructose-6-phosphate transaminase (isomerizing): protein MCGIVGYVSKAPVDNADHLALDVVLGGLKRLEYRGYDSAGVALVTPEGELASAKKAGKFSALTEEIEAHPLPAAQTGIGHTRWATHGGPTDLNAHPHLADGGKLALIHNGIIENFAQLKKDLVAEGVEFLSETDTEVAAAQLAKNYRATGDLTAAMRVTASQLEGAFTLLAVHADLPGQVVAARRNSPLVIGLGEGENFLGSDVAAFIDYTRTAVEIGQDEVVTITPDEVTITDIEGNLVEGEQFEVDWDTASAEKGGFASFMDKEIHDQPQAVADTLLGRLDTEGHLTLDEMHIDENVLKTVDKIVVIACGTAAYAGQVAKYAIEHWCRIPTEVELAHEFRYRDPVVTEKTLVVAISQSGETMDTIMAVRHARQQGAKVIAICNTFGSTIPRESDAALYTHAGPEIAVASTKAFLSQVVACYLLGLYLAQLRGNKFRDEIATILSELQTIPAKIQRILDDTKAQVLALADRNKDVGSVLFLGRHVGYPVAMEGALKLKELAYIHAEGFAAGELKHGPIALIDDGQLVIIVVPSKRGRDSLHAKVISNIQEVRARGANTVVIAEEGDEEVDQFASEVIAVPETTTLLAPLLTTVPLQIFAMELATAKGLDVDQPRNLAKSVTVE, encoded by the coding sequence ATGTGTGGAATCGTTGGCTATGTATCCAAGGCCCCCGTTGACAATGCCGATCATCTGGCGCTCGACGTCGTTCTCGGTGGGCTGAAGAGGCTCGAATACCGCGGCTACGACTCCGCCGGGGTCGCGCTCGTGACGCCTGAGGGCGAACTCGCCTCGGCGAAGAAGGCCGGGAAGTTCTCCGCCCTGACCGAGGAGATCGAAGCCCATCCTCTGCCGGCCGCGCAGACCGGCATCGGCCACACCCGCTGGGCCACCCACGGTGGACCCACCGATCTCAACGCGCACCCGCATCTGGCCGACGGCGGCAAGCTCGCGCTCATCCACAACGGCATCATCGAGAACTTCGCCCAGCTGAAGAAGGACCTCGTCGCCGAGGGCGTCGAGTTCCTCTCCGAGACCGACACCGAGGTGGCCGCCGCTCAGCTGGCCAAGAACTACCGTGCGACCGGCGACCTCACCGCCGCGATGCGCGTGACCGCGAGCCAGCTCGAAGGTGCGTTCACTCTGCTGGCCGTCCACGCCGACCTGCCCGGTCAGGTCGTGGCCGCCCGCCGGAACTCGCCGCTGGTCATCGGCCTCGGCGAGGGCGAGAACTTCCTCGGCTCCGACGTCGCCGCGTTCATCGACTACACCCGCACCGCCGTGGAGATCGGTCAGGACGAGGTCGTGACGATCACCCCCGATGAGGTCACGATCACGGATATCGAGGGCAACCTCGTCGAAGGTGAGCAGTTCGAGGTCGACTGGGACACCGCCTCGGCGGAGAAGGGCGGCTTCGCCTCCTTCATGGACAAGGAGATCCACGATCAGCCGCAGGCCGTGGCCGATACTCTGCTCGGCCGCCTCGACACCGAGGGCCACCTGACCCTTGATGAGATGCACATCGACGAGAACGTGCTCAAGACCGTCGACAAGATCGTCGTCATCGCCTGCGGCACCGCCGCGTACGCCGGTCAGGTCGCGAAGTACGCGATCGAGCACTGGTGCCGCATCCCCACCGAGGTGGAGCTCGCCCACGAATTCCGCTACCGGGATCCGGTGGTGACGGAGAAGACCCTCGTCGTGGCGATCTCCCAGTCGGGGGAGACCATGGACACGATCATGGCCGTCCGCCACGCCCGTCAGCAGGGCGCGAAGGTCATCGCGATCTGCAACACCTTCGGCTCGACGATTCCGCGCGAATCAGACGCTGCGCTCTACACGCACGCCGGCCCGGAGATCGCCGTGGCTTCGACGAAGGCGTTCCTGTCCCAGGTCGTCGCCTGCTACCTGCTCGGCCTCTACCTCGCCCAGCTGCGGGGGAACAAGTTCCGCGACGAGATCGCCACGATCCTTTCCGAACTGCAGACGATTCCTGCGAAGATCCAGCGGATCCTCGATGATACGAAGGCGCAGGTCCTCGCCCTGGCCGACCGGAACAAGGACGTCGGCTCGGTGCTGTTCCTCGGTCGTCACGTCGGCTACCCGGTGGCGATGGAGGGTGCGCTCAAGCTCAAGGAGCTCGCCTACATCCACGCCGAGGGCTTCGCGGCCGGTGAGCTCAAGCACGGACCGATCGCGCTCATCGACGACGGTCAGCTCGTCATCATCGTCGTGCCCTCGAAGCGCGGCCGCGATTCGCTGCACGCGAAGGTCATCTCGAACATCCAGGAGGTCCGCGCCCGTGGTGCGAACACCGTCGTCATCGCCGAGGAAGGGGATGAAGAGGTCGACCAGTTCGCCTCCGAGGTCATCGCCGTTCCGGAGACGACGACGCTCTTGGCGCCGCTGCTGACGACCGTTCCGCTGCAGATCTTCGCGATGGAACTCGCCACGGCCAAGGGCCTCGACGTCGACCAGCCGCGCAACCTTGCGAAGTCGGTCACCGTCGAGTGA
- the coaA gene encoding type I pantothenate kinase, which yields MSHVDPQLDRARRLAGLNTGRRLESESVSPFWEFDREVWGTLAQATPLPLKQRDIERLRGLGDRINLDEVAQVYLPLSRLLNLYVSARRAKHDMTREFFSPLHDRGLEPQEAKRTPFVIGVAGSVAVGKSTTARVLRELLARWPDTPRVELITTDGFLYPNAELERRRLNGRKGFPESYDRRKLLQFIAAVKAGSPEVRAPVYSHHTYDIVPGAEVVVRSPDVLIVEGLNVLQPARPRSDGTLGLSISDYFDFSVYVDARSRDIREWYVSRFLKLKHGAFQDPDSYFHRYSKLGDDEAITLATEIWDSINFPNLRENVQPSRGRADLVLHKSADHTIRKVQLRKL from the coding sequence ATGAGCCATGTCGACCCTCAGCTGGACCGTGCGCGCCGCCTCGCCGGTCTGAATACCGGACGCCGCCTCGAGTCCGAATCGGTGTCCCCGTTCTGGGAGTTCGACCGGGAGGTGTGGGGCACGCTCGCCCAGGCCACTCCCCTGCCGTTGAAGCAGCGTGACATCGAGAGGCTGCGCGGCCTCGGCGATCGGATCAACCTCGACGAGGTGGCCCAGGTGTACCTGCCGCTGTCGCGGCTGCTCAACCTCTACGTCTCCGCCCGGCGGGCCAAACACGACATGACCAGGGAGTTCTTCTCCCCGCTTCACGATCGCGGCTTGGAACCGCAGGAGGCCAAGCGAACGCCGTTCGTCATCGGCGTCGCCGGGTCCGTCGCCGTGGGCAAGTCGACGACGGCCCGTGTGCTGCGCGAACTGCTGGCGCGCTGGCCCGACACCCCGCGGGTCGAGCTCATCACCACCGACGGGTTCCTCTATCCCAATGCCGAACTCGAACGCCGCCGCCTCAACGGGCGCAAAGGGTTCCCCGAATCCTACGACCGGCGCAAGCTGCTGCAGTTCATCGCCGCAGTCAAGGCCGGATCCCCCGAGGTCCGCGCGCCCGTGTACTCCCACCACACCTACGACATCGTCCCCGGCGCCGAGGTGGTCGTCCGGTCCCCCGATGTGCTCATCGTCGAAGGCCTCAACGTCCTCCAGCCGGCCCGCCCGCGCAGCGACGGCACGCTGGGTCTGTCGATCAGCGACTACTTCGACTTCTCCGTCTATGTCGACGCCCGGTCGAGGGACATCCGCGAGTGGTACGTCTCGCGATTCCTCAAACTCAAGCACGGGGCTTTCCAGGACCCGGACTCATACTTCCACCGGTATTCGAAGCTCGGCGACGATGAGGCGATCACCCTGGCCACGGAGATCTGGGACTCGATCAACTTCCCGAACCTGCGTGAGAACGTCCAGCCCAGCCGCGGTCGCGCCGACCTCGTGCTCCACAAGTCCGCTGACCATACGATCCGGAAGGTGCAGCTGCGGAAGCTATGA
- a CDS encoding ABC transporter ATP-binding protein: MSMPSAHRVMYTSVKTQKTPQTSIQPGIYRRIAGYASRHKRKLIVFLILSVLTAGIGVLNPVLAGDVVNAITGGGPVATVVWLAIAIGGLAIVDAAISITNRYLSSRIGEGLIFDLRTAVYDHVQAMPIAFFNRTRTGALVSRLNTDVIGAQRAFSNTLSGIVSNFVSLALTVGVMVTISWQVTVMSILLLPLFIIPTRMLSGRLASLQFEAANNSADMSTRMTERFSAAGATLIKLFGNPRKENEEFADRAGQVRDIGVKVAMLQSTFVSSLTLVSALALALVYGVGGAQAVLGNLNAGQVVTLALLLTRLYTPLTMLANARLDIQSAVVSFQRVFEILDLVPYFKEPEKPKALPAGGLDVSFDHVDFAYPSAEQVSLASLEDVSVLDSRSGDEVIHDLSFTIPAGHTVALVGSSGAGKSTIASLLPRLYDVTGGTISIGGVDVRDLSFADLREAVGVVTQDGHVFHESIRANLQLVDPDATEEQMWDALTRAQLRRVIDTLPDGLDTVVGERGYRLSGGERQRLTIARMLLASPEIVVLDEATSALDSTNEAAIQQALAQAMHGRTALVIAHRLSTVRQADTILVVEAGRIVESGTHEELVSRGGRYAELYATQFAAS; the protein is encoded by the coding sequence ATGAGTATGCCCTCCGCGCACCGTGTGATGTACACCTCGGTCAAGACCCAGAAGACCCCGCAGACGTCCATCCAGCCGGGCATCTACCGCAGAATCGCCGGGTACGCTTCTCGGCACAAGCGCAAACTCATCGTCTTCCTCATCCTCTCCGTCCTCACCGCAGGCATCGGCGTCCTCAACCCGGTGCTCGCCGGCGACGTCGTCAACGCGATCACCGGCGGCGGCCCCGTGGCCACAGTGGTGTGGCTGGCCATCGCGATCGGCGGACTCGCCATCGTCGACGCCGCGATCTCGATCACCAACCGGTACCTGTCCTCCCGCATCGGCGAGGGACTCATCTTCGACCTGCGCACGGCCGTCTACGACCACGTCCAGGCGATGCCGATCGCCTTCTTCAACCGCACCCGCACCGGCGCCCTCGTCTCCCGGCTCAACACCGACGTCATCGGTGCACAGAGGGCGTTTTCCAACACTCTGTCCGGCATCGTGTCGAACTTCGTCTCCCTGGCACTGACCGTCGGCGTCATGGTCACGATCTCGTGGCAGGTGACCGTGATGTCGATCCTGCTGCTGCCGCTGTTCATCATCCCCACCCGCATGCTGTCGGGCAGGCTCGCATCCCTCCAGTTCGAAGCCGCGAACAACTCCGCGGACATGTCGACACGGATGACGGAGCGGTTCTCCGCAGCCGGTGCCACCCTGATCAAACTCTTCGGCAATCCCCGCAAGGAGAACGAGGAGTTCGCCGACCGCGCCGGGCAGGTCCGCGACATCGGGGTCAAGGTCGCGATGCTGCAGTCGACCTTCGTGTCCTCGCTGACCCTGGTGTCAGCCCTCGCCCTGGCCCTGGTCTACGGCGTCGGCGGTGCGCAGGCCGTGCTCGGCAACCTCAATGCCGGTCAGGTCGTGACCCTGGCGCTGCTGCTCACCCGCCTCTACACTCCGCTGACGATGCTCGCCAATGCCCGCCTGGATATCCAGAGCGCGGTCGTGTCGTTCCAGCGCGTGTTCGAGATCCTCGACCTCGTGCCGTACTTCAAGGAACCTGAGAAGCCGAAGGCCCTGCCTGCCGGCGGGTTGGACGTGTCCTTCGACCATGTCGACTTCGCCTACCCGAGTGCCGAACAGGTCAGCCTGGCCAGCCTCGAGGACGTGTCCGTGCTCGACTCCCGCAGCGGCGACGAAGTCATCCACGACCTCAGCTTCACGATTCCGGCCGGGCACACGGTCGCCCTCGTCGGGTCCTCCGGTGCCGGCAAGTCGACGATCGCGTCGCTGCTGCCCCGCCTCTACGACGTCACGGGAGGCACGATCAGCATCGGCGGAGTCGATGTGCGGGACCTGTCGTTCGCCGATCTGCGCGAAGCCGTCGGTGTCGTCACCCAGGACGGCCACGTCTTCCACGAGTCGATCCGCGCGAACCTTCAGCTCGTCGATCCCGACGCCACCGAGGAGCAGATGTGGGACGCGCTCACTCGCGCACAGCTGCGACGCGTCATCGATACTCTGCCCGACGGTCTGGACACTGTCGTCGGTGAGCGCGGGTACCGTCTCTCCGGCGGTGAGCGTCAGCGACTGACGATCGCCCGCATGCTGCTGGCCAGTCCGGAGATCGTCGTCCTCGACGAGGCCACCTCGGCGCTGGATTCGACGAACGAGGCCGCGATCCAGCAGGCCCTGGCCCAGGCGATGCACGGGCGTACGGCACTTGTGATCGCGCACCGGCTCTCAACGGTCCGGCAGGCCGATACGATCCTCGTCGTCGAGGCCGGTCGCATCGTCGAATCCGGGACGCATGAGGAACTTGTCAGCCGCGGCGGTCGCTACGCCGAGCTCTACGCCACCCAGTTCGCCGCGAGCTGA
- a CDS encoding PDDEXK family nuclease, protein MKRNEDLRILVRSYVDDLPDGAAFSHRSALIVHGLSIPYSEKGPPTRVEFAHPEVGAQRSFVHVWKRPLEGSIEVVDRCRVTTLPRTLRDVARDCPLAFAVAVVDEAIRRNLTSAREFADYCARNLVRTRQRRIDAVLANVDGRRESVAESITAVRFVEYSVPGFEPQVVICDENGDFVARTDFANRKARVIAEFDGAGKYYLDGADPKRAFEHERRREYSLRNLGYQVFRITWKDLFSGDLFLRIKESVKRRSAQTV, encoded by the coding sequence ATGAAGCGGAACGAAGATCTGCGCATCCTCGTGCGATCCTATGTCGACGATCTGCCGGATGGAGCGGCCTTCTCTCACCGGAGCGCTCTGATCGTCCACGGCCTCTCGATCCCGTACTCCGAGAAGGGGCCGCCAACCCGTGTGGAGTTCGCCCATCCGGAGGTCGGGGCGCAGCGTTCCTTCGTGCACGTCTGGAAGAGGCCTCTGGAGGGGAGCATCGAAGTCGTCGACAGGTGCAGGGTCACCACCTTGCCTCGGACGTTGCGCGACGTTGCCCGTGACTGCCCTCTGGCATTCGCCGTCGCCGTCGTGGACGAGGCGATCCGTCGGAATCTCACCTCTGCGCGAGAATTCGCAGACTACTGTGCTCGCAACCTTGTGAGAACCCGCCAGCGACGCATCGACGCGGTTCTCGCGAATGTCGATGGTCGGCGGGAATCTGTGGCCGAATCGATCACCGCGGTTCGGTTCGTCGAATATTCAGTACCGGGCTTCGAACCGCAGGTGGTGATCTGTGATGAGAACGGCGACTTCGTCGCGCGGACCGACTTCGCCAATCGGAAGGCGCGTGTCATCGCTGAGTTCGATGGTGCAGGGAAGTACTACCTCGACGGAGCCGATCCGAAGCGGGCGTTCGAGCATGAGCGCCGCCGGGAGTATTCGCTGCGCAATCTGGGCTACCAGGTCTTCAGGATCACCTGGAAGGATCTTTTCAGCGGCGACCTCTTCCTGCGAATCAAGGAGAGCGTCAAGAGGCGGAGTGCGCAGACGGTGTAG